Proteins encoded within one genomic window of Epinephelus lanceolatus isolate andai-2023 chromosome 9, ASM4190304v1, whole genome shotgun sequence:
- the bri3bp gene encoding BRI3-binding protein: MKGIRFFVVFLVLSAFLSCTAEAARSRTSNQNSFRRAANGIYQTLSSVFGEDSIRGLYKFFSKTTERFVHGVDSFLDTIWKIWSDLLDVMGIDSSNLSHYFSPTSLTNSPARALLLVAAVLVAYWFLSMFLGGFFYLLHAVFGRFFWVARVTLFALSCLYILQKFEGDPERAVLPLCFIMAVYFMTGPVGAYWRRGGGAGSLEEKIDHLDTQIRLLNIRLSRVIDGLERTGDH, from the exons ATGAAGGGAATCAGGTTTTTCGTGGTTTTCTTGGTGCTTTCCGCGTTTCTGTCGTGCACAGCCGAAGCGGCCAGGAGCAGGACCAGCAACCAGAACAGCTTCCGACGGGCAGCTAACGGCATCTACCAGACCCTGAGCAGTGTCTTCGGAGAGGACAGCATCAGAGGGTTGTACAAG TTTTTTTCCAAAACGACGGAGCGGTTTGTCCATGGCGTGGACTCTTTTCTGGACACCATCTGGAAGATCTGGTCAGATTTGCTGGATGTGATGGGCATCGACT CCTCAAACCTCAGCCACTACTTCAGCCCCACATCTCTCACCAACTCTCCGGCACGCGCCCTGCTCCTGGTGGCCGCCGTGCTTGTGGCCTACTGGTTCCTCTCCATGTTCCTGGGGGGTTTCTTTTACCTGCTGCACGCTGTGTTCGGCCGCTTCTTCTGGGTAGCGCGCGTCACACTCTTCGCCCTGTCCTGCCTCTACATCCTGCAGAAATTCGAGGGTGACCCAGAGCGCGCGGTGCTGCCACTTTGCTTTATCATGGCGGTGTACTTCATGACGGGGCCCGTGGGAGCATACTGGCGTCGGGGAGGCGGTGCAGGTTCACTGGAAGAGAAGATCGACCACCTGGACACTCAGATCAGGTTGCTTAACATCAGGCTGAGCCGCGTCATAGACGGCCTGGAACGCACTGGGGACCATTAG